A genomic window from Gemmatimonadaceae bacterium includes:
- a CDS encoding pyruvate dehydrogenase, producing the protein MPPKTKTPTGPALDWRKIAYHVLCSRALDDAEEQTNRNRATVPKDHVVLYQFSARGHDLAQVILGQLLTGKRDAAGAYYRSRPLLLSLGLSLEDAFGSPLGRAGGFSDGRDIGVVCNFPREEGCIVLPMAGDVGSQYTPAAGWAQGITYHRDILKDYRFNGSIGVALGGDASVATSGFWAALTMATTLKLPMLFYIEDNNLGISVSGDFQTPGANIAENLGSFKNLLIRNGDGTDPAETARLLHEVVHHVRSGEGPALIRLTVPRLSSHSGPDNQKGYRTDAEIAADQKRDPLPKLRSFLVPQVMSAAEWSQLETEVARDVERALSAARARAKPNPATIAEHRYADDRDDAHEAFGGLRRTERRKLGGSDVAQDEGELLRFAEALRRTLRHELAANKKVVVFGEDVGKKGGVHLVTEGLQKQFGKDRVFDTSLSEEGIIGRAAGLAISGLMPVAEIQFRKYADPATEQLNNAGTLRWRTANRFASPMVVRMPGGFGKDVGDPWHSLSDEVRFAHAYGWQVAMPSNAADAVGLLRAAMRSPNPTIFFEHRALLMTGDGAARYPGDDYVLPFGKARVVQEGKALTLVSWGAMVHRIADAIAPMGEAVEFLDLRTIAPWDRDAVLASVRKTGRCLIVHEDNITAGFGAEIAATVTQEAFWYLDAPVERLAPQDIPMPYHPDLLAAVLPGEAAIVSAVERMLRI; encoded by the coding sequence ATGCCTCCGAAGACGAAGACGCCCACCGGGCCTGCCCTCGACTGGCGCAAGATCGCCTACCACGTCCTCTGTTCGCGCGCCCTCGATGACGCCGAGGAGCAGACGAACCGCAATCGCGCGACCGTCCCGAAGGACCACGTCGTCCTCTACCAGTTCTCGGCCCGCGGCCACGATCTCGCGCAGGTCATCCTCGGCCAACTGCTCACCGGCAAGCGCGACGCGGCCGGCGCGTACTATCGCAGCCGCCCCTTGCTTCTCTCCCTTGGCCTGTCGCTAGAGGACGCGTTTGGCTCGCCGCTTGGACGCGCCGGTGGGTTCTCCGACGGCCGTGACATCGGCGTCGTCTGCAACTTCCCGCGCGAGGAAGGCTGCATCGTCCTGCCGATGGCCGGCGATGTCGGCTCGCAGTACACACCTGCGGCGGGCTGGGCACAGGGCATCACGTACCACCGCGACATCCTCAAGGACTATCGCTTCAACGGGTCGATCGGCGTGGCCCTGGGCGGCGACGCCTCCGTGGCGACGAGCGGCTTCTGGGCTGCGCTCACGATGGCGACGACGCTGAAGCTCCCGATGCTGTTCTACATCGAGGACAACAACCTCGGCATTTCCGTGAGCGGCGATTTCCAGACCCCGGGCGCGAACATCGCCGAGAACCTCGGGTCGTTCAAGAACCTGCTCATCCGCAATGGCGACGGCACCGACCCCGCCGAGACGGCGCGGCTGCTGCACGAGGTCGTGCACCACGTCCGCAGCGGCGAGGGGCCGGCGCTCATCCGCCTGACGGTGCCGCGCCTCTCGTCGCACTCCGGCCCCGACAATCAGAAGGGCTACCGGACGGACGCCGAAATCGCCGCCGACCAGAAGCGCGACCCGTTGCCCAAGCTCCGCAGCTTTCTCGTGCCGCAGGTGATGAGCGCCGCGGAGTGGAGCCAGCTCGAGACGGAAGTCGCGCGCGACGTCGAACGCGCCCTCAGCGCCGCGCGCGCGCGAGCGAAGCCAAACCCCGCTACCATCGCCGAGCACCGCTACGCCGACGACCGCGACGATGCGCACGAGGCCTTCGGCGGCCTCCGCCGTACCGAACGCCGCAAGCTCGGCGGCAGCGACGTTGCCCAGGACGAAGGCGAGTTGCTGCGCTTCGCCGAGGCCCTGCGCCGCACGCTGCGCCACGAACTCGCCGCGAACAAGAAGGTCGTGGTCTTCGGCGAGGACGTAGGCAAGAAGGGCGGCGTGCATCTCGTGACCGAGGGACTGCAGAAGCAGTTCGGCAAGGACCGCGTGTTCGATACCTCACTCAGCGAGGAAGGCATCATCGGTCGCGCCGCGGGCTTGGCGATCAGCGGCCTGATGCCCGTCGCCGAGATCCAGTTCCGCAAGTACGCCGACCCCGCGACCGAGCAGCTCAACAATGCCGGCACGCTGCGTTGGCGCACCGCCAACCGCTTCGCGTCGCCGATGGTCGTGCGGATGCCTGGCGGCTTCGGCAAGGATGTCGGCGACCCCTGGCACTCGCTGTCGGATGAAGTGCGCTTCGCGCACGCCTACGGCTGGCAGGTCGCGATGCCATCCAACGCCGCCGACGCTGTGGGTCTGCTGCGCGCCGCAATGCGCAGCCCCAACCCAACGATCTTCTTCGAACACCGCGCCCTCCTGATGACCGGCGACGGCGCCGCCCGCTACCCCGGCGACGACTACGTGCTGCCGTTCGGCAAGGCCCGCGTCGTGCAGGAGGGCAAGGCGCTCACGCTGGTCAGTTGGGGCGCGATGGTCCATCGCATCGCCGATGCCATCGCGCCGATGGGCGAGGCCGTCGAGTTCCTCGACCTGCGCACCATCGCTCCCTGGGACCGCGACGCCGTGCTCGCCAGCGTGCGCAAGACCGGCCGCTGCTTGATCGTGCACGAAGACAACATCACCGCCGGCTTCGGCGCGGAGATTGCCGCGACGGTGACGCAGGAGGCGTTCTGGTACCTCGACGCCCCGGTCGAGCGCCTCGCCCCCCAAGACATCCCGATGCCCTACCACCCGGACCTGCTGGCGGCGGTGCTCCCGGGGGAAGCGGCGATCGTGTCGGCTGTGGAGCGGATGCTACGCATCTAA
- a CDS encoding MATE family efflux transporter, with the protein MHSATDSPSLWRDIRDAIRGAEHDYTEGAIGRAIFLLAVPMVIEMSMESIFAVVDVFFVGRLGPAAVATVGLTESLMVILYTVAMGLSIGATATVARRVGEKDADGAARATVQALLLGLALSSVLGILGAVFAPELLALMGADADVLAVGTGYARVSLGCNGAVFLLFLVNAAFRGAGDPAIAMRVLVLGNAINIALDPLLIFGVGFFPELGLVGAAWATVIGRLIGFLWALWHLSVGDGNLHVHRRHVVVEPSTMYNIATLSGWGTFQVALSSMSWIALVRITAMFGATAMAGYTIAIRILLFALMPAYGVGAAAATMVGQALGADKPDRAERSVWTAARINVVVLTLTGIAFLIFAPGIVSLFTEAEDVRAVGTYGLRAMSLGFPLYALGMILEQSFNGAGDTKTPSWINFFVFWVLQLPLAWWMAQRTGLEWRGVFIAVPVAYSALAVVSALLFRQGRWKTKVV; encoded by the coding sequence ATGCATTCCGCAACTGATTCCCCCTCGCTCTGGCGCGACATCCGCGATGCGATCCGTGGCGCCGAGCACGACTATACCGAAGGCGCCATCGGGCGCGCGATCTTCCTCCTCGCCGTCCCGATGGTCATCGAGATGTCGATGGAGAGCATCTTCGCCGTCGTCGACGTGTTCTTCGTCGGACGGCTCGGACCGGCGGCGGTCGCGACCGTCGGACTCACCGAGTCCCTGATGGTCATCCTCTACACCGTGGCGATGGGCCTGAGCATCGGCGCCACCGCGACGGTGGCGCGACGCGTCGGCGAGAAGGACGCCGACGGCGCCGCGCGCGCCACCGTGCAGGCGTTGCTGCTCGGCCTCGCGCTCTCCTCCGTGCTCGGCATCCTCGGCGCCGTCTTCGCGCCCGAACTCCTGGCGCTGATGGGCGCCGACGCCGACGTGCTCGCGGTGGGCACGGGCTACGCGCGCGTCTCGCTCGGCTGCAACGGGGCGGTGTTCCTGCTCTTCCTCGTGAACGCCGCGTTCCGTGGCGCCGGCGATCCGGCCATCGCGATGCGCGTGCTGGTGCTCGGCAACGCCATCAACATCGCCCTCGACCCGCTGCTCATCTTCGGCGTCGGCTTCTTCCCCGAGCTCGGGCTCGTCGGGGCCGCCTGGGCGACGGTCATCGGCCGCCTCATCGGCTTTCTCTGGGCGCTGTGGCACCTGAGCGTCGGCGACGGCAACCTCCACGTGCATCGCCGGCACGTCGTGGTCGAGCCGTCCACGATGTACAACATTGCCACGCTCTCGGGCTGGGGCACCTTCCAAGTGGCGCTGAGCTCGATGAGCTGGATCGCGCTCGTGCGCATCACCGCGATGTTCGGGGCGACGGCGATGGCAGGCTACACCATCGCCATCCGCATCCTGCTCTTTGCGCTGATGCCGGCCTACGGCGTCGGCGCCGCCGCGGCGACGATGGTCGGACAGGCCCTCGGCGCCGACAAGCCGGACCGCGCCGAGCGCTCGGTGTGGACGGCGGCCCGGATCAACGTGGTCGTGCTCACGCTGACTGGCATCGCCTTCCTGATCTTCGCGCCCGGCATTGTCTCGCTCTTCACCGAAGCCGAGGACGTGCGGGCCGTGGGAACCTACGGCCTCCGCGCGATGTCGCTCGGCTTCCCGCTCTACGCGCTGGGAATGATCCTCGAGCAGTCATTCAACGGCGCCGGCGATACGAAGACGCCGAGCTGGATCAACTTCTTCGTGTTCTGGGTGCTACAGCTGCCGCTGGCGTGGTGGATGGCGCAGCGCACCGGCCTCGAGTGGCGTGGTGTGTTCATCGCCGTGCCGGTAGCATACTCGGCGCTTGCCGTGGTCAGCGCCCTGCTGTTCCGGCAGGGACGTTGGAAGACGAAGGTGGTGTAA